From Spirosoma aerolatum, one genomic window encodes:
- a CDS encoding TldD/PmbA family protein, translated as MAILSQEEAKRLIDKVLSYSRADEMKVELNGGRTGNIRFARNSVSTAGATNNLTVSVTAVLGKRIGTSDINEFDESSLEKAVRRAEEMARLAPENPEYMPMPGPQTYTSPKAFVETTASMKAPDRAKLAGASIKSIMASQLSGAGFLEDSATFNAIGNSKGLFGYHKSTNANFSLTIRTPDGTGSGYAAGDFNDVAKLKTGALTDIAIQKARASQKAVALEPGKYTVILEPLAAGELIQFMVRAMDARTADEGRSFLSKKGGGTRLGEKLLDERVTIYSDPADSQVPSSPFSGDGYPYEKVIWFDKGVVKNMSYSPYWAKQKGVKPLPEPSGFVMEGGTQSLADMIKGTEKGILVTRFWYTRWLDPQTLLYTGLTRDGTFYIDNGQIKHPIKNFRFNESPVIMLNNLEAIGIPERTRGCLVPPLRIRDFTFSSLSDAV; from the coding sequence ATGGCTATTTTATCGCAGGAAGAAGCCAAGCGGCTCATTGATAAAGTGTTGAGCTATTCCAGGGCCGACGAGATGAAGGTAGAGCTGAACGGGGGGCGGACCGGAAATATCCGGTTTGCCCGGAACTCTGTTTCTACCGCCGGAGCGACTAACAATCTGACAGTATCGGTAACGGCTGTGTTGGGCAAACGGATCGGAACGTCGGATATCAATGAGTTCGATGAGTCCTCGCTCGAAAAGGCAGTCCGTCGGGCGGAAGAGATGGCCCGGCTGGCACCCGAAAACCCGGAATATATGCCCATGCCGGGCCCACAAACCTACACCAGTCCAAAGGCATTTGTCGAAACAACAGCTAGCATGAAAGCGCCCGATCGGGCTAAGCTGGCCGGGGCCAGTATCAAATCCATTATGGCGAGTCAGTTGAGTGGCGCGGGATTTCTGGAGGACTCGGCTACGTTCAACGCCATCGGCAACAGCAAAGGCTTGTTCGGCTACCATAAAAGTACCAATGCTAATTTCTCGCTGACGATTCGTACGCCCGATGGGACGGGGTCTGGTTATGCTGCAGGGGATTTCAACGACGTTGCTAAACTCAAGACGGGTGCGTTAACCGATATTGCCATTCAGAAAGCCCGCGCTTCACAGAAGGCCGTTGCCCTGGAACCGGGTAAGTATACCGTTATTCTGGAGCCGCTGGCGGCTGGCGAACTGATTCAGTTTATGGTGCGGGCGATGGATGCCCGTACTGCCGACGAAGGCCGAAGTTTCCTGAGCAAGAAAGGGGGAGGGACGCGCCTGGGCGAAAAGCTACTGGACGAACGGGTGACGATCTATTCCGACCCCGCCGATTCGCAGGTCCCTAGTTCACCGTTTTCGGGCGATGGCTATCCGTACGAAAAAGTGATCTGGTTCGACAAAGGGGTGGTTAAAAATATGTCGTACTCGCCCTATTGGGCGAAGCAGAAAGGCGTTAAACCCTTGCCCGAACCGTCTGGCTTTGTCATGGAAGGCGGAACGCAGTCGCTGGCCGATATGATCAAAGGCACCGAGAAAGGAATTCTGGTCACTCGATTCTGGTATACGCGCTGGCTGGACCCGCAAACCCTGCTCTACACCGGCCTTACCCGCGACGGAACATTCTACATTGATAACGGGCAGATTAAGCACCCGATCAAAAATTTCCGCTTCAACGAAAGCCCGGTTATCATGCTCAACAACCTCGAAGCCATCGGTATTCCTGAACGCACGCGGGGCTGCCTGGTGCCACCCTTACGCATTCGCGATTTTACGTTCAGCAGCCTTTCGGATGCCGTATAA